The Methylomonas montana genome has a window encoding:
- a CDS encoding diguanylate cyclase, giving the protein MFRTQLHSVWLSLNLALLMASFVALAVGAFWIIDDSRSEQQQQARQIQHLVSQALDLSKGNPKSLQPLLTVLPGSPMFMTLEIQGKSGRLLEIRYNTPDSGWLNTLPVASPIPLEQPLDTKGTLILRLLPAPNFALLRLIAASPTALITLALTFLVFNLTLWIFKKRFSFDHIADHRWHQALAADQPKHDADIPAAIATGDMLDCLIDAILRCDAQGRVRYMNTAARELLKSRTSKIDQANILDLIAPWDRTRCAELLLKTDLPDEGEQLETQAVGTNRGILPVTIAFRPAPAANGERVLVIHDARSERGQQEMLRLYALLLDAIPQGLAVLSPQDNGELLYANPAFRTLLNIGDTHAGKDTWFDRLASQLPVTLTGQIRSAIGRLSETTIELPWRTPNGDSRSLELGLFPANNGESRLVCVIRDQSEELIHRHRIEQEMSIRQTILDKMPIGFCITDDQAKIRIANASFAQLTGKNPQQLIGTYLATWVADRPHIHSHVYQGEHTIQNAHQVRFATLNTLPLTPREGNQEYAYFFEDITAFKQQAQANETDLTRLQQTLDSIANGIITTNEHGFIQYLNPYAQKLTGMMEHQYKGMAFEQAVHLVDEKKREPLVDPAVRAMRIGKIIKFRQDVLFIKENKQELAVEVSATPVFDRDNSVIGAVIAMKDVAEQRSLNRQMQLRASRDPLTGLINRRELLSMLEGLQYEVEEQSQQHTLCYMDLDKFKVVNDSCGHNAGDELLRQVSLLMNECLRASDVLARIGGDEFCAVFCNASCENSVIVAEKIREAVKRFRFTWNDKFFEIGVSIGLFELQPGLSIEETISAADQACYHAKEAGRDQVHIASASERDGGKLALTPWRQRLAEALDHDYFRLFQLDAQALADKQSKLPVYRDVLLQLHEPNQAPLNASAFMPNAYRLNLGSSIERWAIDKLFSIISARALNDASPEIFAIQVSAVTLTDNSFATFLTEQSKRHRVSARCICFEIAEDDLVQNFSLVQHFMQEGKKTGYHFCLSRFGGGVSSFAYLRNLPLDFIKIDSSLTQRLASDPIDAVIVRAIQAISEHMQIRIISYYTADAAMREFQGKLGIDYTQGSQAESTPLGL; this is encoded by the coding sequence ATGTTTCGTACCCAACTCCATTCCGTCTGGCTATCCCTGAATCTGGCGCTGTTAATGGCCAGCTTCGTAGCACTGGCTGTCGGCGCCTTCTGGATTATCGACGATAGCCGCAGCGAACAACAGCAACAGGCTCGGCAGATTCAACATCTCGTCAGCCAGGCCTTGGACTTGAGCAAAGGCAATCCCAAATCGCTGCAACCACTGTTGACTGTACTCCCCGGATCGCCGATGTTCATGACTTTGGAAATCCAAGGAAAATCGGGCCGCTTACTGGAGATCCGGTACAACACTCCGGATTCAGGGTGGCTGAATACGTTGCCAGTCGCAAGCCCCATACCGTTAGAGCAGCCCTTGGATACAAAAGGGACATTGATACTCCGCTTACTCCCCGCGCCGAATTTTGCGCTGCTCCGCCTGATAGCCGCCTCGCCCACAGCCCTGATCACGCTGGCACTTACCTTTCTGGTGTTCAATCTGACGCTGTGGATATTCAAAAAACGGTTCAGTTTCGACCACATAGCCGATCATCGCTGGCACCAAGCACTGGCTGCCGACCAGCCAAAGCATGACGCCGACATCCCAGCGGCCATTGCAACCGGTGATATGCTGGATTGCCTGATCGACGCGATTCTGCGTTGTGACGCTCAAGGCCGAGTAAGGTATATGAATACGGCTGCGAGAGAGCTGCTGAAATCTCGAACCAGCAAAATCGATCAGGCCAATATACTCGATTTGATCGCCCCGTGGGACCGTACGCGTTGCGCCGAATTACTACTAAAGACCGATCTGCCAGACGAGGGAGAACAGCTGGAAACCCAGGCTGTCGGCACTAATCGAGGCATTCTCCCGGTGACGATTGCTTTTAGACCGGCACCGGCAGCTAACGGTGAGCGGGTGTTAGTAATCCACGACGCCCGCAGCGAACGCGGCCAACAGGAAATGCTGAGGCTATACGCGCTTTTGCTGGACGCGATTCCGCAAGGCTTAGCGGTATTGTCTCCGCAGGACAACGGCGAACTGCTGTATGCCAATCCGGCATTTCGCACCTTATTGAATATTGGTGACACGCACGCCGGGAAAGATACTTGGTTTGATCGACTAGCCAGTCAACTTCCCGTCACCCTGACAGGACAGATTCGTTCAGCCATCGGCCGGCTGTCGGAGACGACTATCGAACTACCTTGGCGCACTCCAAACGGAGACTCCCGCAGCCTGGAATTAGGGCTTTTTCCGGCAAACAACGGCGAATCGCGTCTGGTTTGCGTTATTCGCGACCAGAGCGAAGAGCTAATCCATCGCCACCGTATCGAACAGGAAATGTCTATCCGGCAAACGATACTCGATAAAATGCCGATAGGATTTTGCATCACCGATGACCAAGCCAAAATCAGAATCGCCAATGCCTCCTTCGCTCAACTGACAGGCAAGAATCCTCAACAACTCATCGGCACCTATCTCGCCACTTGGGTTGCGGATCGGCCACACATTCACAGTCATGTGTATCAGGGTGAACACACCATCCAGAACGCGCATCAAGTCAGATTCGCCACACTCAATACCCTGCCGCTGACGCCCCGGGAAGGCAATCAAGAATATGCCTACTTCTTCGAGGATATCACCGCCTTCAAACAGCAAGCACAAGCCAATGAGACCGACTTGACCCGTTTGCAACAGACTCTGGATAGTATCGCCAACGGCATCATCACCACCAACGAGCATGGTTTCATTCAATATCTCAATCCCTACGCACAAAAACTCACGGGGATGATGGAACATCAATACAAGGGCATGGCCTTCGAACAGGCGGTCCATCTGGTCGACGAAAAAAAACGCGAACCTTTGGTCGATCCCGCAGTACGCGCCATGCGCATCGGCAAGATCATCAAATTCCGCCAAGACGTACTGTTTATCAAGGAAAACAAACAGGAACTGGCGGTGGAAGTCTCAGCCACGCCGGTTTTCGATCGTGACAATTCGGTGATCGGTGCGGTCATCGCGATGAAAGACGTCGCAGAACAACGCTCATTGAATCGGCAAATGCAGCTACGGGCCAGCCGCGATCCGCTCACCGGCTTGATTAACCGCCGCGAGTTGCTTTCCATGCTCGAAGGCTTGCAATACGAAGTCGAAGAACAATCCCAGCAACATACGCTGTGTTATATGGATCTGGATAAGTTCAAGGTGGTCAACGACAGCTGCGGCCATAACGCCGGCGACGAATTGCTGCGGCAGGTCTCCCTTCTGATGAACGAATGCCTGAGAGCCAGCGACGTGCTGGCGCGTATCGGCGGCGATGAGTTCTGTGCGGTATTTTGCAACGCGTCTTGCGAGAATAGCGTCATCGTTGCGGAGAAAATTCGCGAAGCCGTCAAACGATTCCGCTTCACTTGGAACGACAAGTTTTTCGAAATTGGGGTCAGCATCGGCCTGTTCGAACTGCAACCCGGCCTGAGTATCGAAGAAACCATTAGCGCCGCCGACCAAGCCTGTTATCACGCCAAAGAAGCAGGTCGCGACCAAGTTCATATAGCCTCGGCGTCGGAAAGAGACGGGGGGAAATTAGCGCTAACGCCATGGCGCCAACGTCTGGCCGAGGCGTTGGACCACGATTATTTCCGCTTATTCCAGCTAGATGCGCAAGCGCTTGCCGACAAACAGTCCAAACTTCCGGTTTATCGCGACGTACTGTTGCAATTGCACGAGCCCAACCAAGCACCGTTGAATGCCTCCGCTTTCATGCCTAACGCCTATCGCCTCAATCTAGGTTCATCCATAGAACGTTGGGCCATCGATAAGCTGTTTTCCATAATAAGCGCAAGAGCGCTGAATGACGCTTCGCCAGAGATCTTTGCCATTCAAGTGTCGGCTGTCACGCTAACAGACAATAGCTTCGCCACCTTTCTGACCGAGCAGAGTAAACGCCACCGCGTTTCGGCTCGGTGTATCTGCTTCGAAATCGCCGAAGACGATCTGGTGCAGAATTTCAGCCTGGTGCAGCATTTCATGCAGGAAGGTAAAAAAACCGGCTACCACTTCTGTTTGAGCCGATTTGGTGGGGGCGTTTCTTCGTTCGCGTACTTGCGTAATCTGCCTTTGGATTTTATAAAAATAGACAGCAGCCTAACTCAGAGATTGGCCTCCGACCCTATTGATGCCGTTATTGTCCGCGCCATCCAAGCGATTAGCGAACACATGCAAATCCGCATCATTAGCTATTACACCGCGGATGCCGCCATGCGGGAATTCCAGGGCAAGTTGGGTATCGACTATACCCAGGGTTCGCAAGCCGAGTCGACGCCGCTAGGGCTATAA
- a CDS encoding tetratricopeptide repeat protein produces the protein MYLELVHKMVEQGQFYGALANLNQLEKSATASPQTIYLRAEALRGSGQLDAAERQYRLLLDGCMAGYGLHGLGLLATETGQLSQAEDYLARACHERPVDANAHNDLGMVLLLQGRHQEARREFMTAMELDRANHLPVENLIVLMLIEKQDMLARQFAAERGLNDQDMERLAMRAQQLNTPSQR, from the coding sequence ATGTATCTGGAACTCGTGCACAAGATGGTGGAGCAAGGACAATTCTATGGCGCGCTTGCCAACTTAAATCAGCTGGAAAAAAGCGCCACCGCCTCGCCACAAACCATTTATTTGCGAGCCGAGGCTTTGCGTGGCTCCGGCCAACTGGACGCCGCGGAAAGACAATACCGTTTGCTGCTGGATGGCTGCATGGCCGGCTACGGACTGCATGGACTGGGGCTGTTGGCGACGGAAACCGGGCAACTGTCTCAAGCCGAAGATTACTTAGCGCGCGCCTGCCACGAACGACCGGTCGACGCCAACGCCCACAACGATCTCGGCATGGTCTTGCTGTTGCAGGGCCGCCATCAAGAAGCTCGTCGGGAATTCATGACCGCTATGGAGTTGGATCGAGCCAATCATCTGCCGGTGGAAAACCTGATCGTGCTAATGCTGATAGAAAAACAGGACATGCTGGCTCGGCAGTTCGCCGCGGAACGGGGGCTGAACGACCAGGACATGGAACGCTTGGCGATGCGCGCGCAACAACTGAACACGCCAAGCCAACGATAA
- a CDS encoding pilus assembly protein TadG-related protein gives MHSPSFNYQRQHGAIGLYAVLVLILAILFTALAVDTGRLALEKQRLQTIADLSALHAAGVNACGGTEIPDATLVAAAAQQLALANGYAGDLSTEAGGVTLGTTQTINGVRQFATTASVNDADAVRVTATTTYPTSLILPALIAGTTDLQATAVASKQVLAGFQLGSFLARLDTGDSVLNPLLGGMLGSNLSLDLVSYKGIAAAQVSLLDLINAAAGVGTVNELLQTQMSVAGFLSLLIDAVGPATTAGIALNDMLLAGVGVLPNIKLADILSVTGANPDAAQDAKINVFDLLNAGLQLANKQHAISIPNFNLNLPPLASLGINLYVIEPPKIAIGPPGKDSNGNWRTKTSTAQLRLQLDLTAVALDLGVLSTAVKLSLYLNAAAADAHLSSIQCPSVADPVYHVVVGAQPSLVSLGVGQYSDIESGTTQATPALAVKALTLTVANVSISSDIAVQEPGPENLPFTIERTPIPSPPPAELTQTAGTDAATGIGNAIGTLNNNLDVDVSVLPAINLLSFLVKPVVEAALNTLAATLTPFLQSLLTVIGDSVLTPLLTALGVQIGGADVTLIWLDVKPTLLAI, from the coding sequence ATGCATAGCCCTTCATTCAACTACCAACGCCAACACGGAGCAATCGGTCTTTATGCGGTATTGGTATTGATATTGGCGATCTTATTCACTGCGCTAGCGGTGGATACCGGCCGACTCGCCCTGGAAAAGCAACGTTTACAGACCATCGCAGATTTAAGTGCGCTGCACGCAGCCGGCGTCAACGCCTGCGGCGGCACCGAGATACCAGACGCAACGCTCGTCGCAGCCGCCGCGCAGCAGCTTGCGCTGGCCAATGGCTATGCCGGCGACCTTAGCACGGAAGCCGGCGGGGTAACGCTCGGCACCACGCAAACGATAAACGGCGTGCGCCAATTCGCCACCACCGCCAGCGTCAACGACGCCGATGCAGTACGTGTGACCGCCACCACCACCTACCCGACTTCGCTGATCCTCCCCGCCCTGATAGCCGGCACGACTGATTTGCAAGCGACGGCGGTAGCCAGTAAACAGGTACTGGCAGGATTCCAGCTGGGCAGTTTTCTGGCCCGCCTGGACACCGGTGACTCGGTGTTGAATCCGCTGCTGGGCGGCATGCTGGGCAGCAATCTCTCGCTCGACCTGGTCAGTTATAAAGGCATCGCCGCCGCACAGGTGTCCTTGCTGGATCTGATCAATGCCGCCGCCGGTGTCGGCACCGTGAACGAATTGCTGCAAACCCAGATGAGCGTGGCCGGTTTTCTGAGTTTGCTGATCGACGCGGTGGGTCCGGCGACTACTGCCGGCATCGCCTTAAACGACATGCTGCTCGCCGGTGTCGGCGTTTTACCCAACATTAAATTGGCCGATATTCTGTCGGTCACTGGCGCAAATCCGGACGCCGCCCAGGACGCCAAAATCAACGTATTCGACTTGCTGAACGCCGGTTTGCAACTGGCCAACAAACAACACGCCATCAGCATCCCAAACTTCAATTTAAACCTCCCGCCACTTGCCTCGCTAGGTATTAATCTGTATGTCATTGAGCCGCCGAAAATCGCCATTGGCCCACCCGGCAAGGACAGCAACGGCAACTGGCGTACCAAGACCAGCACCGCCCAGCTCAGACTACAACTGGATTTGACGGCGGTAGCGCTTGATTTGGGCGTGCTTTCGACAGCAGTCAAATTGAGCCTGTATCTGAACGCCGCTGCCGCGGATGCACATCTGAGTTCGATCCAATGCCCGTCGGTGGCCGATCCGGTTTACCATGTCGTCGTTGGCGCTCAGCCCAGCCTGGTTTCGCTGGGCGTGGGACAATATTCGGACATCGAAAGCGGCACGACTCAAGCCACTCCCGCACTGGCCGTCAAGGCCTTGACGCTGACCGTGGCCAACGTATCGATTTCCAGCGACATCGCAGTACAAGAGCCTGGACCAGAGAATCTGCCTTTCACTATAGAAAGAACGCCGATTCCCTCGCCGCCGCCCGCGGAATTAACCCAGACAGCCGGCACGGATGCAGCAACCGGCATCGGCAATGCCATCGGAACGCTCAACAACAATCTGGATGTGGATGTCTCCGTGCTGCCGGCAATCAATTTGTTATCTTTCCTGGTCAAACCGGTGGTGGAAGCCGCGCTGAATACCCTCGCAGCCACATTAACACCGTTCTTGCAATCGCTGCTCACAGTAATCGGCGACAGCGTGCTAACGCCGCTGCTAACCGCATTGGGCGTTCAAATCGGCGGCGCAGACGTGACCTTGATCTGGCTCGACGTAAAACCCACCTTATTGGCGATCTGA
- a CDS encoding DUF3613 domain-containing protein has product MRNLCLSLLIGVSTYTAAAFAQTSIETFPSTSPVVEVIMPAEEIVPATEIAMPMEADTQTRLWLLRQESGAIAGNRYSLPGQAATLVYQRYLKSFSHPIPAELGSAGSDGGSGSSSGR; this is encoded by the coding sequence ATGCGTAATCTTTGCCTTAGCTTGTTGATCGGTGTTAGCACCTATACTGCCGCCGCTTTTGCTCAAACCTCGATCGAAACCTTCCCCAGCACATCCCCGGTTGTCGAAGTAATCATGCCCGCGGAAGAAATCGTGCCGGCAACGGAAATAGCTATGCCAATGGAAGCCGATACCCAGACCCGTCTGTGGCTGCTCCGGCAAGAATCCGGCGCGATAGCAGGCAACCGCTACAGCCTCCCCGGACAGGCCGCAACCCTGGTCTACCAACGCTACCTGAAGAGTTTCTCGCATCCTATTCCAGCCGAACTAGGGAGCGCCGGCAGCGACGGTGGCTCCGGATCAAGCTCAGGCCGCTAG